The DNA region AACAGAGCTGTCTTCAGTTGCACGTGAGATAGCCAGCCCTTGTCAAAATGCTGGTTCAAAGGTGGAACGTTCAGGGCTGCCAAAGCCTCCTCATAGTAAACCCCCACCTGTAATGACGTCCATATCTCTAAGCAACTTAAGACAAAAAGAATATCGATGACTGAACAAACCCGACATAATGATACATCAAACTTTATTCTACATGTGGGTTACAAATATGAACTCGAGAATTCCAAATTACAATTTAGTTCACTATAGCAGCACGTTATCTCTATTGCAAAAATCCCAGTTTCAAGTTTTTTACGAATGAGCCAAATTACCAATCCTATCTATTTGACCAAATTTGATCACTTATCTAATTCGTTTAGTTGTTACCAAAGAAATTTTTGTACACAGACCTGCCTGGAGATCTTGGCGCAGACTCCCGGGGTGCTCCCTTTGGCGATGGTATTCTCGAACACGCATTCCTGCGCCTGAGCCAGCATCAGGCGCTCGAGCATGCCGGCACACTCGATGGATATGTCCACGGTGGAGGAGCTCCCGATAGACGCTTTTGTAGACGCATTATCTCTCAGAAACGCGAACGCCCCAGCCGCCCCCATGAACGCGTGTGACGCCTGCCTTCTTCCATCTACCGTGGCCCGATCGTAGGAGAGCCCAATCCGGCTGTACACCGCGCCGAGATTGAAGAGCACGGCGGCCTTCTCCAAATGAATGTTCTGCTGCGAGGCCTTCTGCTTCTGCTTAAAAGCGTCCTGCCAGATGAAGGTGACAGTGTTTATGTGGTCCTTGTCGGGGGAGATGGGGAAGCGAGTCTCGACGAGGCAGAGGGCCTTGAAGTAATTCTGAAGGAGATCTCGACGGGCGGTAGGTGTAGGGTCGGATAGGCGCTCGATATCGGAGCGAAGTTGGTTAAGAGTTTGGAGGTCGTCCTCGAGGTTCTGGGCCTCGCGGTCCGAGTAATTGAAGGCGATAAAGTTCCGGAGCGGGCGGTAGAGGTCGACGGAATTGGTCCTCTTCTCGAAGATCGCGAGCATTATATTGGTGGTAGTAGCCGATGATGACGATGCCGATCCAGCCATAGCAGAGGAATCGGACTTGgatcgaagaagaagaattggGCGAGTCAATCCGAGACTGTCTTTCTATTTCGGGGTGATGCAAAGCAGAGCAGAGTAGTCCGATTATGGATGGGTGGGGCCGTAACTACGTATGtgtgtatatctatatatatttacacgcaACCATCGGACCTTAAAGAGAGAATTTCTGCAGAAAAGTGAAGGGTAACCCTGAGAACGTCAAGCCCTAGCACAAGCACCAACTCGGCCCCATCACCTTCGTTACTCTTGGATATAGGTACGGGATTTTCGATCCTTGGTTTTGCGTTTTATCGATCTGCTGAGTTTGCCTTTGTTTACTTGATTGATTTTTTCCCGAAGATTCATGATGTGGAAGGTCCAACTATTTCTGCATATTTGAGAATAAGATGGTTCTGTTTCTACACATAAGGTAAGAAAGCCGGATCAAGTTTGTTTGCATTCGGCGTTCTTTGGGTTAAAACCTTTAGGAACATACATTTCTATAGGTCAAAAAGTTTCAACTGTGATAGATTCCATATATAGGGCCTTATATATGATAAGCAAGCAAGGGAGTCCTGAGCCTTTTATAAAGAATGTTATACGCTGCATTTGTAACACACCCATGGATTGAtagtaaataaaatgagatatccCACATCGAGAGTGAGAAAACCTCCAAAAattagaaggaagaagaagaaatgaagatgaTTAAGATTATATTAATTTCTGGAAAAGGAAGAACGATATAATCCACTACAACTTTATGTAAGAATTCCCAAACGCCTCCCATCTACTGGGCCTCGTGGGCCATGGCTTAACAAACTAACATAAAGcaacataaaagaaattaaagaggtTCATTACATCTTTACACTACAGGTGGAAAGCCGATGAATTACTTGGTCCGTGTGATGGGGACGCATTACACAAGTCTGGGGTTTAACCAGAAAAACCACCCAAGTGAAGTTAATAATTGCTGCCCATGTGCAGCTCGGCTCTCCCACCCCATGTGCCCTGAATGTTGATTCTAGGGCTGTGCATAAAGGGCCTTGGGCCCGATCCATCCGAATAACCGACTTGCCCAACCCGAAAAAAAACAGGTTCATCGGGTCAATGTATAATTGCGGGTTGAAACAGAGTCGAAACTGTGAAACCGATTTTCATACCTCTCTCGTATCTTCTCCCGAGTCCCCACTGCGGAAACCCAAGCCACTGCCGTTCTCCGTCGACGTTCGCCGTTACGGTTTGCTTCCATTTCTGCTTCCCTGGCCCAGGTTACTCTCTCTTTTGCTCAACTGTTAAAATCTGTGTCTTTGtgtttcttcttcttgcttCTCTCGTATGCAAGATTGGGTCGATGAGATTAGGAGCCTGAATTTGCCGGCTTGGCTTCTAGGCTCCCCCATCGAGCTCATGGTTGATTTTTCAGGTTTATACTCTTGTACGTTCGGCCTCCATTCAGATTTGAGTCTTTGACTTTTCTGCCAAGATTTTCAAAATCTGCCTTTTGATCTGGCATCTCTTAAGGGGAAAGCctgtgtttttcttcttctcagtGTTGGCGGAAGCGAACTTCATAAGCTTATGTTACACCCTCTGCAAAGAAGCGGGGCAAAAGCAATGGGGATGGTACCACTTGAAAGATTACTTTGATCACATGCATTCACACACACATTGGAGTTGCACTTTCCTTCTTCACACTCGCAGCAAGGGATTTTCCACTACACAAGAATATTCCTTCAAGCTTCAAGACTCTGTGGCTCTTATCTTTAGACCTTTCTATCTAACCTCTCCTTAATCACCTACCCATGCCTTGCCTCCCTCTTTCCTCTTGCTTTGAATGTCATTTTTCTCGTTTTTTCATAtgtactgataaaaaaaaaaaaaaaaaaaggtaaaataatttttcatacgtatttttttcttggtttcTTGAGTTTTTTTCCTGAATAGTTTCACTCGATTAAAGAGTCATTGGTTTCTTGGGTTTAATACTTAATTATGTTATCATGCTACTGCTGCAGGTGGAGTGGGAGGAGGAAGGAGCATCATTCAAAAGGTTCCAGGGAACCGgaggcagagagagagaagggcttTTCAAGCAGCGGGGAAAAAAATGATTGCGGGCCAAGTCAGGTCGGACCAAAAAAATGATTGGGTGGGCCAATGTGCAGGCCTAGGTTCCAGGAACACAGAATGTTGCTGAGGCGACCTTTTCTAGGAACCTGGAAGCACAGTCAATGGAAGAAAATCTTCCAGCCTTTCACAACGCTTTATCAACCTCTGCAAGCCACTCACGATCACATAGTCTCCACCAACATTTCTATAGCCCAGCTCTGCAAGATTGGGCAACTTGACATTGCACGCAAAATGTTTGATGAGATGCCCGAACGAACTGTTGTGTCTTGGAACACCCTGATTTCTGGTTACTCCAAATGGGGAAAATACGATGAAGCCCTAAAACTAACTTCAATCATGCACCACAGCACTATAAAGCTAAATGAGACTACTTTTTCCTCTATACTAAGTGTGTGCGCGCGTTCGAGTTTGCTATACGAGGGAAAAGAGCTTCattgtttggttttgaaatcTAGGTCTGAAAGATTTGAGTTTGTGGGTAGCTCATTGTTGTACTTCTATGCGAGCTGTAGTAAGATTGAAGAAGCTAAGCGGGTGTTTGACGAGTTCCATGATGAAAATGACTTGCTGTGGAGTTTGATGCTTGTAGGTTATGTGCAATGTAACTTAATGAGTGAAGCTAtggaagtttttaaaaatatgccATCCCGAGATGTTGTGGCATGGACTACGTTGATTTCTGGATTTGTGAGGAGTGAGGATGGGTGTGAAAGGGCTTTGGAGATGTTTCGGAGGATGAGAAGGAATTGTGAGGTAATGCCAAATGAGTTTACTTTGGATTGCATTTTAAGGGCTTGTGGAAGATTGGGTAGCCTAAGCGGAGGGAGGACTGTCCACGGACTTTTGATCAAATATGGATTTGAGTTTGATCACTCGATTGGTGGTGCATTGATTGAATTGTATTGTGAATGTGAGGCTATTGAGGATGCCAAGATAGTGTATGATAGAATGGGAAATCCTTGTTTAAATGCTTCAAATTCACTTATTGGCGGACTTATATTGATGGGTAGGATTAAAGATGCTGAACTTATTTTTAATGGACTGCTTGAAAAAAATCCAGTCTCATGTAATTTGATGATTAAAGGTTATGCAATGAGCGGTCAAGTCAAGGAATCAGAGAGGATTTTTAATAGCATGACCCAAAAAACTATAATTTCTTTGAATACTATGATTTCTGTGTATTCCAGGAAGGGTGAACTTGATAAAGCTTTGAGGCTATTTGAAGAAACCAAAGGGGAAAGAAATCCAGTGACATGGAATTCAATGATGTCGGGTTATATTCAAAATCATCACCATGAAGAGGCTTTCAAACTATATGTGACCATGCACAGATTATCAATAAACTCTACTAGATCGACATTCTCTACTCTATTTCATGCTTGTACATGCCTTGGATCTCTTCAACTAGGACAATTACTTCATGCCCACCTGATCAAAACACCATTTGAATCAAATGCTTATGTTGGAACATCTCTTATAGATATGTACTCCAGATGTGGGAGCATCCCTGATGCTCAAAAATCATTTAGTGGTATCTCTTCACCCAATGTGGCAGCTTGGACAGCTCTTATTAATGGGTTTGCACATCATGGAATTGGCTGCAAAGCAATTTTACTATTTGAGGATATGTTAAAGCAAGGAGTTTTTCCTAATGGAGCTACCTTTGTGGGGATTTTGTCTGCGTGTGGTCGTGCTGGTCTAGTTGATGAAGGGATGCGAATTTTCTATTCAATGCAAAAATGTTACGGAGTAACCCCTGATTTAGAACACTACACATGTGTGGTAGATCTTCTTGGTCGTTCAGGCCATCTGCAACAAGCTCAagagtttataaaaaatatgcctATTGAACCAGATGGGGTTGTCTGGGGAGCTTTGCTGAGTGCCTGTTGGTTGTGGATGGACATAGAGTTGAGTGGGAGAGTGGCTGAGAAAGTGTTCAGTTTGGATCCCAAGCCAATATCTGCTTATGTTATTCTATCTAACATCTATTCTATTTTGGGGAAATGGGGGGAGAAGTCAAGTGTGAGGAAGAGATTAAGGGGCTTAGGCATAAAAAAGGCTCCTGGTTGTAGTTGGATTGAGCTGGACAGTAGAGTTCATGTGTTCTTTGTAGAAGATAGAACCCATCCTCATTGCCATGATATTTATACAACTTTGCAACATCTAACATCCAATAGTGGAGGCTGTTTACTTTAAAGCAACATACTCATTGAAGATCTCACTTCAGttgtcatttttctttcttgttaattttttttctctccataCACCCTCTTGGCTTTGGTTTTATTTCTAGATTTTGGTATGCTAACAAATTAGAtagagtttttaaaaaataattgatctgAAATTATCGGTTTAGGTTATCTTCCTCCATATGGATGATTCACATATTTGTTACAGTTTATCATAACAGTATTATCTCTTTACATCTATACTATAGGTAGATGCAGTTCTGGGAAATATCCTGTGTTTTTGTTATTTGCCACAAACATTGTTTTGTTTAGGGTTAAGCTCACTGTAGCAAATCTCTGCAAGTATTGACTTGGGTAGGTATAGGCTTTAACCTGTTTAAAATGGTTCTGATTGTGTTTGCAAATATAGTCATATTCCTTTTCCTTCGGTTGAGCATTATGAACAGGTTTGTGAATGGGCTCAACTTGTGTTACATATTCTTCAACGCTGGCCCATACACCGTGGTGACAGAATATTCCAAATGGAACCTTCaatatgtctttttttttttttttcactttccaATTGCATGGTGGTCAATCATCATGCATGCTGGATGATTGTTGGAAACCACCCAAGTGAAGTCAATAATTGCCGCTCATGTGTAGCTCAGCTCTCTCACCCCATTGCACCGAATATTGATTCCATGTAAGCTTCCATGTGCACCGAATGCACATGAGCACTGCACCTTTACATGGCCACCAAATGCACCGAAAGGCTACTCCTCCTTTTCAGCATCAAAATCTGCTGAATTCTTGCACCCATTTGTGCTGCATTGCTGCAAGCCTCTCCTATTATACGAGAGGTTTGCTGAAGAATAAATCATCCTCACATTGGTGAGTGATCAAGGGCAGAGAGCGAAATGTAGGGACTGGGGAAACCCAGTACAGAgggccatttgagagatagagaggttgttatgagtgtttgtaattttgtacaaacatattgaaaatcgAAGTTTccgctccagtggacgtaggtaAATtgtcgaaccacttaaatattgtttctatcctgtatatgtgtgtgtttcTAGGCGGTCCTGGGCACAACAGTTCTATTATTCATTAAAagttctttatcattttcacgGCTATGATTTGATGATGGAAGAACTAACATTGTTTTTTCACTTCTGTGAGATGTACTTCTGGTCATCATCATACCAACATGCAGGAATTGAGCTGGTTTTTATATTTCAATGGATGCCAAGAGGTTCATCCAATTGGtcgaggagaaaaagaagagagcTGTGGAAAAGAAAGAGGCCCCTTTGAAATGGGAACAGAAGCTTGAAGCTGCTGCAGAGGCAAAGTCTGATGCTGAAGCCAAGGAGCGGAAGCTGAAGGCTGCAAAGCATAAAAGAAAATCTGTGTCCCATTCCGATAGTGACAGTGATGGTGACAGCAGTGATGGGGgaagaaaatcaaataatagAGCCCACAAGAGGCACAGAAAGTATTCCCACTCTAACTGGGGCAGTGACAATGAAAAGTGCAAGGAGAAGAAATCCAAGAAAAAGTCTAGGAGGCAATCCTATAGTTCAAATGATGACAGCGATGATGAGTATGAGAGGTACTCTGATGAataaaggaagagaaagaagcGAAACCACAGAAGGCGCCGGCATCACAATTCAAGATCTGATTCTAGTGCTGATGGCTCttcaagtgatgatgatgatgatgatgatccaaTAAAGAGGAGAGGCTATGCTAAGTGTCACAAACACCATAGGCTACTGGGATCTAGTGGTTCAGATTTTCATAGTGAGACATGATGGAACAATTCAAAGGAGAAGTCATCCAAAGCTCCACAATCGCCATCACCAGTTGGAGTGTAGTGCTTCAGATTCTTCAAGTGATGAGGAAAATGGTGTAGTTAGGAGGAAAATCCATGTGAAGCACCATAAACATCATAGACGATCGCATAGGGTGGGGTCAAAGTCATCTGATTCAGATGGCCACAGACGCCATCAAAGGAGTGAATCTATAGGAAAGTCATCAGATGACAATCATGAAGAAGCTAAAGACCAACGGACAAGATTTTTGGCCATCACCACCACAAGCATTGACACCATCACTCATTATGATGATAGAAACCGTTGGCTCAAAGCAGAACATGATTGGAAGGGTACAGAGGATGCGGAGCAACATTGGGAACAAAAATTGCTGCTCACGATGGTGACAAGTAGGGTGACTTTTTGTGTATGAGTTGATTAATATGCCACATTAATTCTTATTAGCTTTATATTGTGGCTCGAGCGGTTGAGTTGTTGAAACGTTAATGCGGACAGATTGGGTTTGATTTGTACTCGAAATAAGGCTCTTATTCGGACTTGGTTAGTAATTCAAGATCCCTAACCTATTGTTAAACCAGTCTGTTAGTATTTGATCTTTGTATTTCTCTATGATTCTCTTTTTGCTTGGTTTATAGAGTTGATACGGCTACTTGATGTTTGAGTTTAGCTTCCAAATTGGTTGAGCATGATCTCCTACGACTTCTTGACTGACCTCTCCTCCCCCATTTTCTTCGTGGTGCAATCTGCAGCCGCTTTGTCAAGTATTGTACGTATTTTGAACTGTGGAGCTGGGACGAGATGCTTGGTGCTTGTTCTTCAGTGAGTGGACTAGTTTCTAAAATATGGTTTATGTGAACGTCGAAGCATGGGTTCTCCTCCCCATGCTTCGTGGGGAGGAGAACTTTCAAATTGGTTTATAGAGTTGATACGGCTACTTGATGTTTGAGTTTAGCTTCCAAATTGGTTGAGCATGATCTCCTACGACTTCTTGACTGACCTCTCCTCCCCCATTTTCTTCGTGGTGCAATCTGCAGCCGCTTTGTCAAGTATTGTACGTTTTTTGAACTGTGGAGCTGGGACGAGATGCTTGGTGCTTGTTCTTCAGTGAGTGGACTAGGTTTCTAAAAAATGGTTTATGTGAACGTCGAAGCATGGGTTCTCCAAATTAGGGGTTCAGTTTTCCTCTGAGCATCGAAGTGTCGTTAAACGTTGACCTCTTTTAAGATTTTTGAGAGAATCCTTCAAATCCCTCCGACAGTGATAACAACATGCTTAAATATAGGTATAATTAACCCAAATACAAATCTATGGGATAACAAGCCTATCCCGCATAGCTGATTCCTGCCCAACGAGACAAAAGAGTTTTATCTCTTATTCAATAAAGAGCAACCACTTTGGTCACTTCAACACAATGGCTCAATTTCATTATTCGGAATGGAATTACCTCCGACTTTTGTATGCTACAACGAAGTATTAGGCACAAAGTGGATTGCCATGAATTCAGCGAGTTCGTTCACTCCTTGTCAAAACTTTAGTATGAATCCTGCAACCTAGCTTGCTTGAGAGGCAGTTTTCATTCTGTATTGGTCCTAAAAGGATGCTCACAAaccctaaaattattttattttctatgccAAGCTGAGAATATCTTCAGCGATTGGAACAAATAAATCACTAACGGTTGCTCAACAATATTACAATAATACAGCCTCCATCTGGTTTGTCAAAAGTTCTTTAGTATCTTCTCACTTGACACCCCATCTGCTACAAGAATTGAGGTAATCTCCTgcaaaaaaaatagacaaattaTCTTACCATCAAACAATTGAACTTTAATGACCATGACATGATGTTTGAATTGGGAGGTAACGCCTTCTGCCATGGGGCTATCACGTATAAAAACGAGATTTATACAAACATTAAGATGCAGATAACACGCTGCTGTAATCTATCTACAATTAAAAATGgtttcataatttttatgtgCCATTGTTCTTGCTATTTCACTAGGATGTCCAAAAGCATCGAAAATATTATGCTCTCTTTAATATGCCAatgcattcttcttcttttttataagtaatatgcCGATACATTCATGCACCAATATCAATAAAAAGATGAGCATATCACTTCTTGCAGACAAAAGATGGACCAACAAGAACAGTGATTATTCACGGCCATGAGCAAAGAAAATAAGTTATAACATTAGTCACAAGGAAAGGACCCTGAACAGTGGCAGATACAAACAGTAGAAACAACAAATTATGTAGCCAACACAAAATTGCTGCTATCCAAGACTTCTCTGAGCTAATTGTTGAAATCAATCTGAGAAAAAATGCAACTATTACTAAGTTTCTTGCAGAGATGATGGGAAACTGCATCCATATTTCCAAACTGATCCTTTTTTTAAGTAACAACATGAATATCAATGGGAACTCCATTTACTGTCCGTCTGCAACCACCCCCTCCCTCCCACAAACAAGAAAGAGGAGAAGGAGAGAGACCACAGAGACAGCAAGATTTCCAAAAAACTGTAACAGGTACTTCATCTCAAAATAGATGACGTGATTTTGCAGTGACAAGATTATGTGGAAAGCTAAAATGTATAGAGATCTTCCTAAAATACCTTTTATCTTATCGAAGTGGCACAACTTTTGACAATAATTTTGTTTGGtagttggaaaagaaaaagtgaaggtaATATAGAAAACTGGAGAAGTATGACCTTCTAATTTTGAAAGGTTCCATACATTTGATGGAACTCAAAATGATGGGCCATCTTCTATTTTGAGAAGCAAGaagtaaaacataaaataattagacTAGAAAAGTGGCAAACCTCAGTCATCTGTTTCTGCCCACAGAGTACAGCACCAACAGACTGAGGGCTGTAAATTTGCTTCGCTCTACTGAAAGCAGCCTGCAACAGCAATCATGTGTGGAAATGCTGAATTGATTCTAGGGACAAATAAGATCAAAAACCCAATTGCTCACACACACTCTACCTGTACATAGCCACTTTCGCCCGTCCAACTGTCATCCGGTTGGGATAACACAGGCACAATCTTAACCCCAGAAGATTCCCAATCTCTAAATCTATCCTATAAAAGGAAGTAGCACAAATTTAAAATCAGCTTCCAAATAGTGGACTAGCTGTGCTGATTCTACAGAAAAGGTATgtaaaactggaaaaaaaaaaaaaaaaaaaaaaaaaaaggacatcgGGCAAACCTGATAAGCCATTCGCTTAAGGTTTCTAGCCCCATAATAAAGCCTCACATCAGATCTCTTAGAAGCACCAAAACCTGACTCAATGAGAGACCGAATTGGACTGCAGATGAGAAAGTCAAGAGCATTAGTAACTGATGTGGAAATGCAGATGGAAGAATAACCGCAAGCAATAACATGCTAGCTGAACGATCCGTTGAGAAATGTTACATTGTGAACACATGGGTGCACCGTGCAGCAAACACTTGCCTTCATAGATTAAAAacgaagatttatttattttaggcaAGAAGCCTAATTATCAGTTATGGACTGCAGTTAAGCAAAATACaacaaattacaataaaatgGAGGAGAATTTAAGAGAACGAAATACATTtgatcaaattttcaactttcattctggcgaaagaaaatattcaaatggaaAAAACCACAACTTCAATTTCATTTCGTAAACGGTCCTTTCGACCATTAAGTTCTTTCCAGGGACAGAACAGGAAAATAAGCTTAAAAATCAATCAGAAATCTGACCTGATCCCCGATCCGGTGGCGAAAATAAGAACCGTAGGATAAGCATCGGGCGGCTCAATCCGGTCGATCCCGAAGCCTCTCCCCATGACCGGGCTGAGTTCAACCACATCTCCTTTCCTCAAGCCACAGAGAAGCTCGGCAGTGGAGCCGGCGATGCTCTTCACCAGGAACTCGAAGTTGCCACTTGCGGCGGCAAAAGAGGGCGGGGACGCGATGGCAAGGAAGGAGGGCTTGTCGGAGACAGGAACTCGGAGCTGGAGGTACTGGCCGGCGCAGGTGTGGGAGGCGGCTAGGTCAGGTGAGTCGGAGATGTCGATGGAGACGTGGAAAATGGACTCGGCGGCAGGCTCGACTAGGGAGAGAGGCGCTGGGGTCCAAACGGTGGTGTCCTGACGTACAGCAGCAGCAATGGAGAAGCGGCGATGGGGGTGGGGCCTCAATTGGGGGAGAGAGAGGCGGCGTAGGACAGACATGGGAGGGCTAAGGTGGGCATGGGGAAGAGACGGAGTTAGGGAGAGGCGGCTGGGAGAAAGAGTAACggccatcaatttttttttttttttttttttttttaagaactgTTAGTCAAAGGAGTAGGGTAAGACGATACCTTTGAACTTTCAAGTCTTCGTAACTGGGGAGGGAGGGTGGGAGGGACTGCCGGCGGTGAGGTACGTAGCTGGAACGTGGACTGTTATATAAAATCCGACGCGTGCTAGATTGGTTGATCCAGGTGACCACACGTGTCTTCTTTCCGAGTGATCCGGGGAACCTAGAGGATAAAGCGGCTACAAAGATCATAATAACACCAAGAATAATTCtatgaaatatgtaaatatcacggtatcattttgaaaaaaataaaattttttatattttcatataaatttcatattatatttactttttcaaaacaattatacaatatttacacaATTCACGATTATTAATATCTTTTCTCCTCCAAAACGGGTAAATGTGGCTAAAATTCAGCATCATTGCTAATACAACTACTGTAGCAATGCCATGTAAATGGGACGTGCATCAGTTCAAGGATTACAATCATCCACTCTGGACA from Carya illinoinensis cultivar Pawnee chromosome 6, C.illinoinensisPawnee_v1, whole genome shotgun sequence includes:
- the LOC122313679 gene encoding uncharacterized protein LOC122313679 — its product is MDAKRFIQLVEEKKKRAVEKKEAPLKWEQKLEAAAEAKSDAEAKERKLKAAKHKRKSVSHSDSDSDGDSSDGGRKSNNRAHKRHRKYSHSNWGSDNEKCKEKKSKKKSRRQSYSSNDDSDDEYERGEAMLSVTNTIGYWDLVVQIFIVRHDGTIQRRSHPKLHNRHHQLECSASDSSSDEENGVVRRKIHVKHHKHHRRSHRVGSKSSDSDGHRRHQRSESIGKSSDDNHEEAKDQRTRFLAITTTSIDTITHYDDRNRWLKAEHDWKGTEDAEQHWEQKLLLTMVTSRVTFCV
- the LOC122314299 gene encoding pentatricopeptide repeat-containing protein At2g13600-like; its protein translation is MCRPRFQEHRMLLRRPFLGTWKHSQWKKIFQPFTTLYQPLQATHDHIVSTNISIAQLCKIGQLDIARKMFDEMPERTVVSWNTLISGYSKWGKYDEALKLTSIMHHSTIKLNETTFSSILSVCARSSLLYEGKELHCLVLKSRSERFEFVGSSLLYFYASCSKIEEAKRVFDEFHDENDLLWSLMLVGYVQCNLMSEAMEVFKNMPSRDVVAWTTLISGFVRSEDGCERALEMFRRMRRNCEVMPNEFTLDCILRACGRLGSLSGGRTVHGLLIKYGFEFDHSIGGALIELYCECEAIEDAKIVYDRMGNPCLNASNSLIGGLILMGRIKDAELIFNGLLEKNPVSCNLMIKGYAMSGQVKESERIFNSMTQKTIISLNTMISVYSRKGELDKALRLFEETKGERNPVTWNSMMSGYIQNHHHEEAFKLYVTMHRLSINSTRSTFSTLFHACTCLGSLQLGQLLHAHLIKTPFESNAYVGTSLIDMYSRCGSIPDAQKSFSGISSPNVAAWTALINGFAHHGIGCKAILLFEDMLKQGVFPNGATFVGILSACGRAGLVDEGMRIFYSMQKCYGVTPDLEHYTCVVDLLGRSGHLQQAQEFIKNMPIEPDGVVWGALLSACWLWMDIELSGRVAEKVFSLDPKPISAYVILSNIYSILGKWGEKSSVRKRLRGLGIKKAPGCSWIELDSRVHVFFVEDRTHPHCHDIYTTLQHLTSNSGGCLL
- the LOC122314301 gene encoding fruit protein pKIWI502-like, which produces MAVTLSPSRLSLTPSLPHAHLSPPMSVLRRLSLPQLRPHPHRRFSIAAAVRQDTTVWTPAPLSLVEPAAESIFHVSIDISDSPDLAASHTCAGQYLQLRVPVSDKPSFLAIASPPSFAAASGNFEFLVKSIAGSTAELLCGLRKGDVVELSPVMGRGFGIDRIEPPDAYPTVLIFATGSGISPIRSLIESGFGASKRSDVRLYYGARNLKRMAYQDRFRDWESSGVKIVPVLSQPDDSWTGESGYVQAAFSRAKQIYSPQSVGAVLCGQKQMTEEITSILVADGVSSEKILKNF